One region of Deinococcus fonticola genomic DNA includes:
- a CDS encoding ABC transporter permease subunit: MTLTARSLRSTVPPEGTSGFLLAIVILGVMLALAVLVGWQLSVLTAGAFPKAPPYMILVYVLGLLAVMTPFTARLFPWISNWYYLLPALVFLGAFTILPVVLTVNYAFTNYSAQNSGMPDSGVRAEATLDSARRVVTLQEIPEEGGLASYLKCQATTCAGDTIVLYDEEASVPFKAQIASVAGNAVTLAQPVPASLPVTQVTRVNRYQYIGLQNFQEIFGKATEALWPVFLWTVIFAFSTVVLNALAGLTLGILLYNKRLKGRTIYRTLLILPWAVPSIISIQMWKALFDQQYGIVNKTMGLLGIIAIPWLNDPLWAKIAVILVNLWLGFPYMMTATISALATINDDLYEAASIDGASRWQQITSITLPLLRSSFTPILLSTFAFNFNNFGIIYLLTQGKPPVEGQVSTAGATDILLSWGYNTAFASSGGQNFALASAIALIIFFLTLAISVVNFKAAGVFEEARK; this comes from the coding sequence ATGACCCTGACCGCCCGTTCACTGCGTTCTACCGTTCCACCCGAAGGCACCTCCGGTTTTCTGCTGGCCATCGTGATTCTGGGGGTCATGCTGGCCCTGGCCGTGCTGGTGGGCTGGCAGCTGAGCGTGCTGACGGCCGGCGCTTTCCCCAAAGCGCCGCCGTACATGATTCTGGTATACGTCCTGGGATTGCTCGCGGTGATGACGCCGTTTACTGCGCGGCTGTTTCCGTGGATCAGCAACTGGTACTACCTGCTGCCCGCGCTGGTCTTCCTGGGGGCGTTCACGATCCTTCCCGTCGTCCTGACCGTGAATTACGCCTTTACCAACTACAGCGCCCAGAACAGCGGCATGCCGGACTCGGGTGTGCGGGCCGAAGCGACGCTGGATTCGGCGCGGAGGGTCGTGACCCTGCAAGAAATCCCGGAAGAGGGCGGCCTGGCCAGTTACCTGAAGTGCCAGGCGACCACCTGCGCCGGGGACACCATCGTGCTGTACGACGAGGAAGCGTCGGTACCGTTCAAGGCGCAGATCGCCAGCGTGGCCGGCAACGCCGTGACGTTGGCGCAGCCCGTACCGGCGAGCCTGCCGGTGACCCAGGTGACGCGCGTGAACCGTTACCAGTACATCGGCCTCCAGAACTTTCAGGAGATTTTCGGCAAGGCCACCGAGGCGCTCTGGCCCGTGTTTCTGTGGACGGTTATTTTTGCCTTCAGCACCGTGGTCTTGAACGCCCTGGCGGGGCTGACCCTGGGCATTCTGCTGTACAACAAACGCCTCAAGGGCCGCACCATCTACCGCACGCTGCTGATTTTGCCATGGGCGGTGCCGTCCATCATCAGCATTCAGATGTGGAAAGCCCTCTTCGACCAGCAGTACGGCATCGTGAACAAGACCATGGGTCTGCTGGGCATCATCGCCATTCCGTGGCTGAATGATCCGCTCTGGGCGAAAATCGCGGTCATTCTGGTGAACCTGTGGCTGGGTTTTCCGTACATGATGACCGCCACCATCAGCGCCCTGGCGACCATCAACGACGACCTGTACGAGGCCGCCAGCATCGACGGAGCGAGCCGCTGGCAGCAGATCACCAGCATCACGCTGCCACTGCTGCGCAGCAGTTTTACGCCCATTCTGCTGTCCACCTTCGCCTTCAACTTCAACAACTTTGGCATCATCTACCTGCTTACGCAGGGCAAACCGCCAGTGGAAGGGCAGGTCAGCACCGCCGGGGCCACCGACATCCTGCTGTCGTGGGGCTACAACACCGCCTTCGCCAGCAGCGGCGGCCAGAACTTCGCCCTGGCGAGCGCCATCGCCCTGATCATCTTCTTCCTGACGCTGGCCATCAGTGTGGTGAACTTCAAGGCGGCCGGTGTATTCGAGGAGGCCCGCAAATGA
- the secD gene encoding protein translocase subunit SecD, which produces MTYGNKQRPKGTQSNRHMSKRPAPPPAQGRSPWTALLLLITLLASLAFIWRPWQHQETPLSLWNDKFQFMTLGLDLKGGLRIELAPEKGNATRDELDRVKTVIENRINALGVAEPTVTVSGGKRVVVEIPGATPAVQQQAREIIQRTAKLEFRIVPPTAKPDQAEATKNPTSLGYKVTDLGPVQATGEVISDASAGTDPQTGRWVVSFKTTGEGSKKFGDFTRANIGKSMAVVLDDQIKSVATIQAALYGGGQISGNFDSAEASQLALVLKSGALPIKIKTEAERAIGPTLGADAIRSGAIAAVVGILLVFVMLFLYYGFWFGLVGALGLLFSGVVILGMLGGFGATLTLPGIAGLVLTIGAAVDGNVISFERIKEELQKGKGIRNSINAGYQHSTAAILDVNASHLLSALALYNYSTGPVKGFAVTLIIGVIASTFSNLVFAKWFMEWLAQRKPNMTAPQRIKHTAFDFIKASPIVTTTSVLLALAGAGILAAKGLNYGVDFTSGTTMTVRAPAGTGTEQIRSAVAGAGVSKITANNAAIQQDLVAGQAGTQFTVKAPELTAAEANQVTQAIAKVKGEVLATETVGPAVGKELTDKTIKAVLLGLGLILVYVGFRFDFIMGLGSIIAAIHDVAIAMGLFSLLGLEFTIASVAALLTLIGYSLNDSIIVSDRIRENLREMRGRSYREIVNTSINQTLSRTVMTSVSTMLPLVSLLVFGGPVLRDFSLILLIGILVGTYSSIYIVAPLVVYFEEWKDRRKASVSNAATPKA; this is translated from the coding sequence GTGACTTACGGAAATAAACAGCGTCCGAAGGGGACGCAGAGCAATCGGCACATGTCCAAGCGGCCGGCGCCGCCACCTGCGCAGGGCAGAAGTCCGTGGACGGCGCTGCTGCTCTTGATCACCTTGCTGGCCAGCCTGGCGTTTATCTGGCGACCCTGGCAGCACCAGGAGACGCCGCTGAGTTTGTGGAACGACAAGTTTCAGTTCATGACGCTGGGCCTGGACCTCAAGGGCGGCCTGCGGATCGAGCTGGCGCCCGAGAAGGGCAACGCCACGCGCGATGAACTCGACCGCGTGAAGACGGTCATCGAGAACCGCATCAACGCGCTGGGCGTGGCCGAGCCCACAGTGACGGTATCGGGCGGCAAGCGCGTGGTGGTGGAAATTCCGGGGGCGACGCCGGCCGTGCAGCAGCAGGCCCGCGAGATCATTCAGCGCACCGCCAAACTGGAGTTCCGGATCGTGCCTCCGACTGCCAAACCCGACCAGGCGGAGGCGACGAAAAACCCGACTTCACTGGGATACAAGGTGACTGACCTGGGGCCGGTGCAGGCAACCGGGGAAGTGATTTCGGACGCTTCGGCAGGCACCGATCCGCAGACCGGACGCTGGGTGGTGTCGTTCAAAACGACGGGTGAAGGCTCGAAGAAGTTCGGGGACTTCACGCGGGCGAACATCGGCAAGAGCATGGCGGTGGTGCTCGATGACCAGATCAAGTCGGTGGCGACCATTCAGGCGGCGCTGTACGGCGGCGGTCAGATCAGCGGGAATTTCGACAGTGCCGAGGCCAGCCAGCTGGCGCTGGTGCTCAAATCGGGCGCCCTGCCCATCAAGATCAAGACCGAAGCCGAGCGGGCCATCGGGCCGACGCTGGGGGCAGACGCCATTCGCAGCGGCGCGATCGCGGCAGTGGTGGGCATCCTGCTGGTGTTCGTGATGCTCTTCCTGTACTACGGCTTCTGGTTCGGTCTGGTGGGCGCGCTGGGCCTGCTGTTCTCCGGCGTCGTGATTCTGGGCATGCTGGGCGGTTTCGGCGCGACCCTGACCCTACCGGGCATCGCGGGCCTGGTGCTGACCATCGGGGCGGCGGTCGACGGAAACGTGATCTCGTTCGAGCGCATCAAGGAGGAGTTGCAGAAGGGCAAGGGCATCCGCAACTCCATCAACGCCGGCTATCAGCACTCCACGGCGGCCATTCTGGACGTGAACGCTTCTCACCTGCTGTCGGCGCTGGCGCTCTACAACTACTCGACCGGCCCGGTGAAGGGCTTCGCGGTGACCCTGATCATCGGCGTGATCGCCAGTACCTTCTCCAACCTGGTGTTCGCCAAGTGGTTCATGGAGTGGCTGGCGCAGCGCAAGCCGAACATGACTGCGCCGCAGCGCATCAAGCACACGGCGTTCGATTTCATCAAGGCGTCGCCCATCGTGACGACGACCTCGGTGCTGCTGGCGCTGGCCGGGGCGGGCATCCTGGCGGCGAAGGGCCTGAATTACGGCGTGGACTTCACCAGCGGCACCACCATGACCGTGCGTGCCCCGGCGGGCACGGGAACCGAGCAGATTCGCTCGGCGGTGGCAGGTGCGGGTGTCAGTAAAATCACGGCCAACAACGCGGCCATTCAGCAGGATCTGGTGGCGGGGCAGGCGGGAACGCAGTTCACCGTGAAGGCCCCCGAGTTGACGGCGGCAGAAGCGAATCAGGTCACGCAGGCCATCGCCAAGGTGAAAGGCGAGGTGCTGGCCACCGAAACGGTCGGCCCTGCCGTCGGAAAGGAACTGACCGACAAGACCATCAAGGCCGTGCTGCTGGGCCTGGGGCTGATCCTGGTGTACGTGGGGTTCCGCTTCGATTTCATCATGGGTCTGGGCAGCATCATCGCGGCCATTCACGACGTGGCGATCGCCATGGGCCTGTTCAGCCTGCTGGGCCTGGAGTTCACCATTGCGTCGGTGGCGGCGCTGCTGACCCTGATCGGGTACTCGCTGAACGATTCGATCATCGTGTCGGACCGAATCCGCGAGAACCTCAGGGAGATGCGCGGCAGGTCGTACCGCGAGATCGTGAACACGTCCATCAACCAGACGCTTTCGCGCACGGTCATGACGTCGGTCAGCACCATGCTGCCGCTGGTCAGCCTGCTGGTGTTCGGCGGCCCGGTACTGCGCGACTTCAGCCTGATCCTGCTGATCGGGATTCTGGTCGGCACCTACAGCAGCATCTACATCGTCGCGCCGCTGGTCGTTTACTTCGAGGAATGGAAGGATCGCCGCAAGGCCAGCGTGAGCAACGCCGCGACCCCCAAAGCCTGA
- a CDS encoding prolipoprotein diacylglyceryl transferase, translating into MNPVFLNIGGFTIAWYGLLIMLGVVAGIYVGTNYARRRGLNVDLFERMIMWMLFWGIVGARIVFVATSWHMFADIPFPRVLFDIINLRAGGISIHGGLIGGVLVLLYFARKYRINFYEYADLAVPGVAFGIIGGRLGNIMNGTDTVGRVTGWPIGFRWPDSARAFHNGMCVKDPRPDMDLSQYCQNINGQMVMTAPVHFTQLYGVIIGIILSIAAFYWLRSRKPGWAFWQFWLWYSILRAGWEETFRLNPLTVNSYLSQGLDKPGIGLWTDTQVFSVPLILVSIYMLWRIRQRPDTTVEVPVVKTGDVKTT; encoded by the coding sequence ATGAATCCGGTTTTCTTGAATATAGGGGGCTTTACGATTGCCTGGTACGGCCTGCTGATCATGCTGGGCGTGGTGGCGGGCATTTACGTGGGCACGAATTACGCGCGGCGGCGTGGGCTGAACGTCGACCTGTTCGAGCGCATGATCATGTGGATGCTGTTCTGGGGCATCGTGGGGGCGCGGATCGTGTTCGTGGCGACTTCGTGGCACATGTTCGCGGATATTCCCTTCCCGCGGGTGTTGTTCGACATCATCAACCTGCGGGCGGGGGGAATCAGCATTCACGGCGGCTTGATCGGCGGGGTGCTGGTGCTGCTGTACTTCGCGCGGAAGTACAGGATCAACTTCTACGAGTACGCCGACCTGGCGGTGCCGGGCGTGGCGTTCGGCATCATCGGCGGGCGGCTGGGGAACATCATGAACGGCACCGACACGGTGGGGCGCGTCACCGGCTGGCCCATCGGCTTCCGCTGGCCCGACAGTGCGCGGGCCTTCCATAACGGCATGTGCGTGAAAGACCCGCGCCCGGACATGGACCTGTCGCAGTACTGCCAGAACATCAACGGGCAGATGGTCATGACCGCGCCCGTCCACTTCACGCAGTTGTACGGCGTGATTATCGGCATCATCCTGAGCATAGCCGCCTTCTACTGGCTCAGGTCACGCAAGCCCGGCTGGGCCTTCTGGCAGTTCTGGCTGTGGTACTCCATCCTGCGGGCCGGGTGGGAGGAAACCTTCCGCCTCAACCCGCTGACCGTCAACTCCTACCTGAGTCAGGGGCTGGATAAGCCCGGCATCGGCCTGTGGACGGACACACAGGTGTTCAGCGTACCGCTGATTCTGGTCAGTATTTACATGCTGTGGCGCATTCGCCAGCGGCCCGACACGACGGTGGAAGTGCCCGTGGTGAAGACGGGGGACGTGAAAACCACCTGA
- a CDS encoding maltose ABC transporter substrate-binding protein: MKKAFLALSLALVSQASAANITVWTHFGTAELDWLKQQAAQFEKKTGNKVTVVSVPFDTIPDKLIQSAPKGQGPDLVVTLPQDRLGQLASAGVVEPMDKYVTSRTDLDKTAVNAFTYQGKLLGIPMFAEAVAVVYNKKLVSKAPTTWNEFLKVAQANTGNGKFGYLADLGNAYMNYGIISAYGGYVFKNNGGTLNVKDVGLSNTGADKASAFLNDLRYKYNLVPEGVDGGSAKNAFTDGRLAMFLTGPWDMADIKKAKIDYGIMQFPTPPGATGKWSPFVGVQGTLMSAYSKNKAASAAFAKQMSSADAQIAFNKAGGRIPVSLAARTRLKADPVVAGFGKSISAGTPMPNVAQMGAVWGPWSNAIAQSVQKSGQNYSQILDKAVQEINGNIK; the protein is encoded by the coding sequence ATGAAAAAAGCTTTCCTCGCTCTTTCCCTTGCCCTCGTCTCGCAGGCCAGTGCCGCCAACATCACGGTGTGGACGCATTTCGGCACCGCCGAACTCGACTGGCTCAAGCAGCAGGCTGCGCAGTTCGAGAAGAAGACTGGCAACAAGGTCACCGTGGTCAGCGTGCCCTTCGACACGATTCCCGACAAGCTGATTCAGAGCGCCCCCAAGGGCCAGGGGCCTGACCTGGTGGTCACCCTGCCGCAGGATCGCCTGGGCCAGCTGGCCTCTGCCGGCGTCGTGGAACCCATGGACAAGTACGTTACCAGCCGTACCGACCTGGATAAGACCGCCGTGAACGCCTTCACCTACCAGGGCAAACTGCTGGGCATTCCCATGTTCGCGGAAGCTGTGGCCGTGGTCTACAACAAGAAACTGGTCAGCAAGGCGCCCACCACCTGGAATGAATTCCTGAAAGTGGCGCAGGCCAACACCGGTAACGGCAAGTTCGGTTACCTGGCCGACCTGGGCAACGCCTACATGAACTACGGCATCATCAGCGCTTACGGCGGCTACGTGTTCAAGAACAACGGCGGCACCCTGAACGTCAAGGACGTGGGCCTCTCCAACACTGGCGCCGACAAGGCCAGCGCTTTCCTGAACGACCTGCGTTACAAGTACAACCTGGTGCCCGAGGGTGTGGACGGCGGCTCGGCCAAGAACGCCTTCACCGATGGTCGCCTGGCGATGTTCCTGACTGGCCCCTGGGATATGGCCGACATCAAGAAAGCCAAGATCGACTACGGTATCATGCAGTTCCCCACCCCTCCCGGCGCCACCGGCAAGTGGAGCCCCTTCGTGGGCGTGCAGGGCACCCTGATGAGCGCCTACAGCAAGAACAAAGCCGCCTCCGCTGCCTTTGCCAAGCAGATGAGCAGCGCCGACGCGCAGATCGCCTTCAACAAGGCCGGTGGGCGTATCCCCGTGAGCCTGGCGGCCCGCACCAGACTGAAGGCCGACCCGGTGGTTGCCGGCTTCGGCAAGAGCATCAGCGCCGGGACGCCCATGCCCAATGTTGCTCAGATGGGCGCCGTCTGGGGCCCGTGGAGCAACGCCATCGCCCAGAGCGTGCAGAAGTCCGGCCAGAACTACTCGCAGATTCTGGACAAGGCCGTGCAGGAAATCAACGGCAACATCAAGTAA
- a CDS encoding MFS transporter — MMANAAPPQAPASTKLILFFTILIAMLGLSVLFPIIAPLARQLGLSETQAGWFSTAYSLMQFIFSPIWGSRSEKLGRKPILIMGLVGFSLSFGLFGLFAHLGLSGVLGGSALFALLVIARLIGGMLSSATLPTAQAMMADLTDQNNRAAAMGLIGAAFGLGVVFGPGIGALLSTISLTAPIYFSAGLGLVTALVAYFVLPETRRADHQPAQPGDRRALLGRGAIPLFLAVSALTTLASVGMEQTIGFYVQDTLQLTPAQTARTVGGMLAIFGVVAAAVQGGAIRPLSKKINPPALITAGLIVMGLGMFLLPHTSTYWPITTALAVIGVGSAILSPSLSAALSLSVPGNQQGTVAGLNSSALALGRMTGPLIGTALYQKVSHGSPYLFSAGVLALLLVWTLLARPKVNVHAETAQHA; from the coding sequence ATGATGGCCAATGCTGCCCCCCCCCAAGCTCCAGCCAGTACCAAACTGATTCTCTTTTTCACCATCCTGATCGCCATGCTGGGCCTCAGCGTCCTGTTTCCCATCATCGCTCCGCTGGCCCGCCAGTTGGGCCTCAGCGAAACGCAGGCCGGCTGGTTCTCGACCGCCTACAGCCTGATGCAGTTCATCTTCAGCCCCATCTGGGGCAGCCGCAGCGAGAAACTGGGCCGCAAGCCCATCCTAATTATGGGCCTGGTCGGCTTCTCGCTCAGCTTCGGACTGTTCGGTCTGTTCGCGCACCTGGGCCTAAGTGGTGTCCTCGGCGGCAGCGCCCTGTTCGCCCTGCTGGTGATTGCCCGTCTGATTGGCGGGATGCTCTCCAGCGCCACGCTGCCCACTGCCCAGGCCATGATGGCCGACCTGACCGACCAGAACAACCGTGCCGCCGCCATGGGCCTGATCGGTGCGGCCTTCGGGCTGGGCGTGGTATTTGGCCCCGGTATCGGCGCCCTGCTCAGCACCATCAGCCTGACCGCTCCCATCTACTTCAGCGCCGGCCTGGGCCTGGTCACCGCGCTGGTCGCGTATTTTGTCCTGCCGGAAACCAGACGCGCCGACCACCAGCCCGCGCAGCCCGGCGATCGCCGCGCCCTGCTGGGCCGGGGGGCCATTCCCCTCTTCCTGGCCGTCAGTGCCCTGACCACTCTGGCCAGCGTCGGCATGGAACAGACCATCGGCTTTTACGTGCAGGACACCCTGCAACTCACCCCCGCGCAGACCGCCAGAACCGTGGGCGGCATGCTCGCCATCTTCGGCGTGGTCGCCGCCGCCGTGCAGGGCGGCGCCATCCGGCCCCTGAGCAAGAAAATCAACCCCCCGGCCCTGATCACAGCCGGCCTGATCGTCATGGGTCTGGGCATGTTCCTGCTGCCGCACACCAGCACCTACTGGCCCATTACCACTGCCCTGGCCGTGATCGGCGTCGGCAGCGCCATCCTGAGCCCCAGCCTCAGCGCCGCCCTGAGCCTCAGTGTTCCCGGCAACCAGCAGGGCACCGTCGCGGGCCTGAACAGCAGCGCCCTGGCGCTGGGCCGCATGACCGGCCCCCTCATCGGTACGGCCCTGTACCAGAAAGTCAGCCACGGGTCGCCGTACCTGTTCAGCGCCGGCGTGCTGGCCCTGCTGCTGGTCTGGACGCTACTGGCCCGGCCCAAAGTCAATGTTCACGCCGAGACGGCGCAGCACGCGTAA